A part of Prevotella melaninogenica genomic DNA contains:
- a CDS encoding endonuclease/exonuclease/phosphatase family protein, which translates to MRIWLTFLLLLSSFLSMAQTRLTIVELNAENLFDTRHDTLKNDYEFLPDSPRHWTRTKYWQKLNRIGQTIISCGEDSSGWTLPDIVGLCEVENDSVLFDLTRRSLLRKARYEYVMTASDDVRGIDVALLYSPFSFRLIKADTIRVLPLSEMRPTRDILHVEGEIENGDTLHIFLLHAPSRMGGELYSRPFRKHVMERLCNAIDSVRDKYLDPKILVMGDFNDYADSPSLQFAYEHGLFNVATGAHGHNGARGTYRYHGEWGSLDQILVSENLCSWVKDCRVNDAPFLLEKDTKYGGVKPRRNYNGMRFNNGFSDHLPLVLHLLH; encoded by the coding sequence ATGCGCATCTGGTTAACCTTTTTGCTTCTGTTGAGTTCTTTCTTGTCAATGGCTCAAACTCGTTTGACGATAGTTGAACTCAATGCTGAGAACTTGTTTGATACTCGGCATGATACGTTAAAGAATGATTATGAGTTTCTGCCAGACTCTCCTCGCCATTGGACACGTACTAAGTACTGGCAGAAACTAAATAGAATAGGGCAGACAATTATTTCTTGTGGTGAGGATAGTAGCGGTTGGACACTGCCTGATATAGTGGGTTTATGCGAGGTTGAGAACGATAGTGTACTCTTTGATTTGACTCGTCGTTCTTTGTTACGTAAGGCTCGCTATGAATATGTAATGACTGCTTCCGATGATGTTCGTGGTATTGATGTAGCGTTATTGTATTCCCCTTTCTCCTTCCGATTGATAAAAGCTGATACAATTCGTGTACTACCTCTAAGTGAGATGCGCCCAACACGAGATATCCTACACGTAGAAGGGGAAATAGAAAATGGCGATACGTTACACATCTTTCTGCTCCATGCACCGAGCCGTATGGGTGGTGAACTTTATTCGCGACCCTTTCGCAAACACGTGATGGAACGTTTGTGCAATGCAATAGACTCCGTTCGTGACAAATATTTAGACCCCAAAATATTGGTGATGGGGGATTTTAATGATTATGCAGATAGTCCTTCGTTACAGTTTGCTTATGAACATGGGTTGTTCAATGTAGCTACGGGAGCACATGGGCACAATGGAGCAAGGGGTACTTATCGTTATCACGGAGAATGGGGGAGTCTGGACCAAATACTTGTAAGTGAGAATCTTTGCTCATGGGTAAAGGATTGCCGTGTCAATGATGCTCCGTTCTTATTAGAAAAAGATACAAAATACGGCGGAGTAAAGCCTCGCCGTAATTATAATGGTATGCGTTTTAATAATGGATTTAGCGACCATTTACCACTTGTTTTACATCTTCTGCATTGA
- a CDS encoding prephenate dehydrogenase, whose amino-acid sequence MKILIMGAGKMGSFFIDLLSFDHEVAAYEKDARRLRYTYNCQRFTSSEEVKAFQPELVINAVTVKYTISAFEEILPVLPKDCVLSDISSVKTGLKEWYDHCGHPYVSTHPMFGPTFANLNQLSEENAIIISEGDYMGRIFFKDLYQRLGLNIYEYSFEEHDKTVAYSLSIPFVSTFVFAAVMKHQDAPGTTFKRHMRIAKGVLNEDDYLLQEILFNPYTYDQVAQIRTELKELMQIIDEKDAAGMKAYLTKIRNHVARDIEIKKQ is encoded by the coding sequence ATGAAAATACTGATTATGGGAGCAGGTAAGATGGGAAGTTTTTTCATCGACCTGCTTAGTTTCGACCATGAAGTAGCGGCATACGAGAAAGATGCACGCCGACTTCGCTATACATATAATTGTCAAAGGTTTACAAGTTCGGAGGAAGTGAAAGCCTTTCAACCAGAGCTTGTTATCAATGCTGTGACAGTGAAATATACAATATCTGCTTTTGAAGAGATACTACCAGTATTGCCGAAAGACTGTGTCTTGTCAGACATTAGTTCAGTGAAGACAGGCTTGAAGGAATGGTATGACCATTGTGGTCATCCTTACGTCTCCACACACCCTATGTTTGGTCCTACCTTTGCTAACCTCAATCAGCTGAGTGAAGAGAATGCTATCATTATCAGTGAAGGTGATTATATGGGGCGAATCTTTTTTAAGGACCTTTATCAGAGACTGGGGCTGAATATTTATGAGTATAGTTTTGAGGAACATGACAAGACGGTGGCTTATTCATTGAGTATTCCGTTCGTGTCAACCTTTGTCTTTGCTGCTGTGATGAAGCATCAAGATGCACCGGGAACAACCTTCAAACGACACATGCGTATTGCTAAGGGGGTTCTGAATGAAGACGATTATCTGCTTCAAGAGATACTCTTCAATCCTTATACCTATGATCAGGTGGCACAGATTCGTACAGAGTTAAAGGAGTTGATGCAGATTATCGACGAAAAAGATGCTGCTGGAATGAAAGCTTATCTGACCAAAATACGTAATCATGTGGCACGTGATATTGAGATAAAGAAACAATAA
- a CDS encoding bifunctional 3-deoxy-7-phosphoheptulonate synthase/chorismate mutase type II, producing MELDLEPLRLPSDKERPIVIAGPCSAETEEQVMSTAHNLAAKGCHIFRAGIWKPRTKPGGFEGNGEMALPWMKRVKEETGMMISTEVATPEHVELALKYGMDILWVGARTSANPFAMQALADALRGVDIPVLVKNPVNPDLELWIGGLQRLNQAGLKRLGVIHRGFSSYDKKIYRNAPMWQIPIELRRRIPGLPIICDPSHIGGRRDLIAPLCQQAMDLGFDGLIVESHCTPEKAWSDAEQQVTPDILDYILSLLVVRDHTSTTEELRFLRAQIDELDNSLMGLLAKRFRICREIGTFKKEHNMTILQAGRYNEILEKRGAQASLCGMDANFAAQVFELIHEESVRQQLEIVNK from the coding sequence ATGGAGTTAGATTTAGAACCTTTACGACTTCCGAGTGATAAGGAACGACCAATCGTCATTGCAGGTCCTTGTTCGGCTGAAACAGAAGAACAAGTGATGTCAACGGCACATAACCTTGCTGCGAAAGGATGCCACATCTTTCGTGCTGGTATATGGAAACCACGTACGAAGCCAGGTGGCTTTGAGGGCAATGGTGAGATGGCTTTGCCATGGATGAAGCGTGTGAAAGAAGAGACTGGCATGATGATTTCAACCGAAGTGGCGACACCAGAGCATGTTGAATTAGCTTTGAAATATGGCATGGACATTCTGTGGGTAGGTGCAAGAACATCTGCCAACCCTTTTGCTATGCAGGCTTTGGCTGATGCTTTGCGAGGAGTGGACATCCCAGTGTTGGTGAAAAACCCTGTAAATCCAGACCTTGAGCTATGGATTGGTGGGCTTCAGCGTCTCAATCAAGCTGGTTTGAAGCGTTTGGGAGTTATCCATCGTGGCTTCTCAAGCTATGATAAGAAAATCTATCGGAATGCTCCTATGTGGCAGATCCCTATTGAGTTGCGTAGAAGGATACCAGGACTTCCAATTATCTGTGACCCAAGTCATATTGGAGGTCGTCGTGACTTGATTGCACCACTTTGTCAACAAGCAATGGACTTAGGCTTTGATGGTCTGATTGTTGAGAGCCACTGTACGCCAGAGAAGGCGTGGAGTGATGCAGAACAGCAGGTAACTCCTGACATTCTGGATTATATTCTGTCTCTTTTGGTAGTGCGTGATCACACCTCTACAACCGAAGAGCTTAGATTTCTCCGTGCACAAATAGACGAACTTGACAACTCTTTAATGGGACTTCTTGCTAAGCGTTTTCGCATTTGTCGTGAGATAGGAACGTTTAAGAAAGAGCATAATATGACTATCCTTCAGGCTGGAAGGTATAATGAAATCCTTGAAAAGCGTGGTGCACAAGCAAGTCTTTGCGGTATGGATGCCAACTTTGCCGCTCAAGTCTTTGAGTTAATACATGAAGAGAGTGTACGTCAGCAGTTGGAGATTGTGAATAAGTAG
- a CDS encoding pyridoxal phosphate-dependent aminotransferase, whose translation MIQPANRVNEVQEYYFSRKLKEVAKMNADGKDIISLAIGSPDMPPSKQTVDKLCEVATQATEHGYQPTIGATELRSAMAGFYKRWYGVDVDATTEVQPLIGSKEGILHVTLAFVNPGEQVLVPNPGYPTYTALSRLLGAEVINYDLREDNDWQPDFEALERMDLSRVRLMWTNYPNMPTGGNARRETYQRLVDFARRHDIVVVNDNPYSFILNEGEKLSLLQVPGAKDCCIEFNSLSKSYNMPGWRVGMCVTNPTFISWILKVKSNIDSGTFRGIQLAAAEAMNTNTDDWHQQYNVEVYRHRRGIAEEIMTLLGCTFNKSQVGMFLWGKIPEKYADVEQLTERVLHEARVFITPGFIFGSNGRRYVRISLCAKDEMMMKARDRIAALEW comes from the coding sequence ATGATACAGCCAGCAAATCGCGTGAATGAAGTGCAAGAATACTACTTCTCACGTAAACTGAAGGAAGTGGCAAAGATGAATGCAGATGGGAAAGACATTATCTCCTTGGCAATAGGTAGTCCGGATATGCCACCCTCAAAGCAAACTGTTGATAAACTTTGTGAGGTAGCCACGCAAGCAACAGAGCATGGTTATCAGCCCACAATCGGAGCCACAGAACTCCGTTCGGCTATGGCTGGGTTTTATAAGCGATGGTATGGTGTTGACGTTGATGCGACAACAGAGGTTCAGCCGCTTATTGGTTCTAAAGAAGGAATCCTACATGTAACCTTAGCTTTTGTAAATCCTGGCGAACAGGTGTTGGTTCCTAACCCCGGTTATCCAACTTACACCGCTCTTTCTCGACTACTTGGAGCAGAGGTTATCAACTATGATTTGAGGGAAGATAATGATTGGCAGCCAGATTTTGAAGCTTTGGAGAGAATGGATTTGAGCCGTGTTCGCCTGATGTGGACTAACTATCCGAATATGCCCACAGGTGGAAATGCTCGTCGTGAAACCTATCAACGCTTAGTTGACTTTGCTCGTCGCCATGATATCGTTGTGGTAAACGACAACCCTTATTCGTTTATTCTCAATGAAGGGGAGAAGTTGAGCCTATTACAAGTACCCGGGGCAAAGGATTGTTGTATAGAGTTTAACTCCCTTTCAAAGTCTTATAATATGCCGGGTTGGCGTGTAGGAATGTGCGTAACCAATCCAACGTTCATCTCTTGGATACTAAAAGTGAAGAGTAATATAGACTCTGGCACATTCCGTGGAATTCAGTTGGCAGCTGCAGAAGCAATGAATACGAATACTGATGATTGGCATCAGCAATATAATGTAGAGGTTTATCGTCATCGTAGAGGTATCGCAGAAGAGATAATGACATTGTTAGGTTGCACCTTTAATAAGTCTCAAGTAGGAATGTTCTTATGGGGTAAGATACCGGAGAAGTATGCTGATGTGGAACAGTTGACAGAGCGTGTGCTACACGAGGCACGAGTGTTTATAACGCCTGGTTTCATCTTTGGAAGTAATGGTCGTCGTTATGTACGCATCTCTCTATGTGCTAAGGACGAAATGATGATGAAGGCACGTGACCGTATTGCAGCTTTGGAATGGTAG
- a CDS encoding aldose epimerase, whose translation MKQLYAILTATMLNVVLCSYAQEQKQFRLVNGNGMEAIISNYGARLVSLTAHNWNGRLEPVVKGYTNKEEYKKDKTLGATLIYFGKNNNETLSDKTWEVVSSDNQSVTLRHVTSEGENGLEGKLNVTVTYTLSDQNALDVDYRVTTTAETKLEVTNGICFNLSGEMHRSILKQHLWVDAVQINTYNAQRQLTGVLQRIKNTPFDFTKPREIGERIKSTSKGYDIAYQLRHPDNMQKAAAILFDAQSGRAMTVYSSEPTLNINTYGKESCSISLQPIHAGYNSGMEKVSNELHPGQVFHSATVFFFTTDPPLIMRTK comes from the coding sequence ATGAAACAGTTATATGCAATACTGACAGCAACAATGCTTAACGTTGTGCTCTGTTCATACGCACAAGAGCAGAAACAATTCCGACTTGTGAACGGAAATGGTATGGAGGCGATTATCAGCAACTATGGTGCTCGCCTTGTTTCGCTTACTGCCCACAACTGGAATGGTAGATTGGAACCTGTCGTAAAGGGCTATACAAATAAGGAGGAATATAAGAAAGACAAGACCTTAGGAGCTACCCTCATCTATTTTGGTAAAAATAATAATGAGACCCTCTCAGACAAGACATGGGAAGTGGTTAGTTCTGACAACCAGTCAGTTACTTTACGACATGTGACATCAGAGGGAGAGAATGGATTAGAAGGAAAGTTAAACGTTACTGTTACCTATACCCTATCTGACCAAAATGCACTTGACGTAGACTATCGTGTTACAACAACAGCTGAAACAAAGTTGGAAGTTACAAATGGCATCTGCTTTAACCTATCAGGAGAGATGCACCGCTCTATCCTCAAACAACACCTTTGGGTTGATGCCGTTCAGATTAATACTTATAACGCTCAAAGACAGTTGACAGGTGTGCTTCAACGTATAAAAAACACTCCATTCGACTTTACCAAACCAAGAGAGATTGGTGAGCGTATCAAGAGTACGAGTAAAGGATATGACATCGCCTATCAGTTGCGACATCCAGACAACATGCAGAAGGCGGCGGCAATTCTCTTTGATGCACAGAGTGGACGTGCTATGACGGTCTATTCAAGCGAGCCAACACTTAACATCAACACTTATGGTAAGGAGAGTTGCAGTATTTCATTACAGCCAATTCACGCTGGATATAACAGTGGTATGGAGAAGGTAAGTAACGAATTACACCCAGGACAGGTATTCCATAGTGCCACGGTTTTCTTCTTCACAACTGATCCTCCACTGATTATGCGCACGAAATAA
- a CDS encoding heavy metal translocating P-type ATPase yields the protein MKQTIPVIGMACSACSANVERRLNELEGVNTASVSLPGRSALIDYDPHVISLEKMKADINALGYDLVIDKDTSVEEIEKREYVLLKRKALLSWLFSVAVMCVSMRWIDLGSRDIANQVALLIALANMLYCGRQFYVSSFRQLRHGSANMDTLVALSTGIAFLFSTFNTFWGDAVWASRGVVWHTYFDASVMIITFVLTGRLLEEKAKDGTASSIRQMMGMAPKTAHIVDGDKIEEVPLSTIEVGDVLEVRPGEKVPVDGEVIWAESFMTVDAAYVDESMITGEPTPAEKKKGSKVLAGTIPSQGKFRMRARQVGEDTALAHIIKMVQEAQGSKAPVQRIVDKAALVFVPVVACIALVTFLLWWLIGGNSALPQAIMSAVAVLVIACPCAMGLATPTALMVGIGKAAQKQILIKDAAALESLRKVDVLVTDKTGTLTIPNKNIDFTKADNLPFEERETLKPNAREAMDELQKKGIEVYMMSGDKDEAARYWAEKAGIKHYHSKVLPQDKENLVRKLQAEGKCVAMVGDGINDTQALALADVSIAIGKGTDVAMDVAQVTLMGDDLSAIPEAIQLSRNTVRMIWENLFWAFIYNIVCIPLAAGLLYAFGIDWQITPSWASALMAFSSVSVVLNSLRLRWMK from the coding sequence ATGAAGCAAACAATTCCAGTTATTGGTATGGCTTGTTCAGCTTGTTCAGCCAATGTTGAAAGAAGGTTGAACGAACTGGAAGGTGTCAATACTGCATCCGTTTCACTTCCTGGGCGGTCTGCTTTGATAGACTATGACCCGCATGTTATATCACTTGAGAAGATGAAGGCTGACATTAATGCGCTTGGTTACGACTTGGTCATTGATAAAGATACATCTGTTGAAGAGATAGAGAAACGTGAATATGTCCTGTTGAAGCGTAAGGCATTGTTGTCATGGCTGTTCTCAGTAGCCGTGATGTGTGTGTCTATGCGATGGATAGACTTGGGTTCTCGTGATATTGCCAATCAGGTTGCATTATTGATAGCTCTGGCAAACATGCTTTATTGCGGTCGCCAGTTCTATGTGTCTTCGTTTAGACAGTTGCGTCATGGCAGTGCAAACATGGATACATTGGTGGCTTTGTCTACGGGTATTGCCTTTCTTTTCAGTACATTTAATACGTTTTGGGGAGATGCTGTATGGGCAAGTAGGGGAGTTGTATGGCACACCTACTTTGATGCTTCAGTAATGATTATTACCTTCGTTTTGACTGGTAGACTGTTAGAAGAGAAGGCTAAGGATGGTACGGCATCTTCTATTCGTCAGATGATGGGTATGGCTCCGAAGACAGCACATATCGTTGATGGAGACAAGATAGAGGAGGTTCCACTCTCAACCATTGAGGTTGGGGATGTTTTGGAGGTTCGTCCTGGTGAAAAGGTACCTGTAGATGGTGAGGTGATTTGGGCAGAAAGCTTTATGACAGTTGATGCAGCCTACGTTGATGAGAGTATGATAACGGGCGAGCCAACGCCTGCGGAAAAGAAAAAAGGCTCAAAGGTGTTGGCAGGAACAATACCAAGTCAAGGTAAGTTCCGCATGCGTGCTCGTCAAGTTGGTGAGGACACAGCCTTAGCTCACATAATTAAAATGGTGCAAGAAGCACAAGGTTCAAAGGCTCCAGTCCAACGAATCGTTGATAAGGCAGCCTTAGTATTTGTTCCAGTGGTAGCTTGTATTGCTCTTGTTACCTTCCTTTTATGGTGGTTGATAGGAGGGAATAGTGCTTTACCACAGGCAATCATGTCGGCTGTTGCCGTCTTAGTTATTGCTTGTCCATGTGCAATGGGATTGGCAACACCTACTGCCCTGATGGTTGGTATTGGTAAAGCCGCTCAGAAACAAATCCTTATTAAAGATGCTGCAGCCTTAGAGAGTCTGCGTAAGGTAGATGTGTTGGTGACCGATAAGACTGGTACTTTGACCATTCCGAATAAGAACATCGATTTTACAAAGGCTGATAACCTTCCTTTTGAAGAGCGTGAAACATTAAAGCCTAATGCTCGTGAGGCAATGGATGAGCTGCAGAAGAAGGGGATTGAGGTCTATATGATGAGTGGAGATAAGGACGAGGCAGCTCGTTATTGGGCTGAAAAGGCTGGTATAAAACACTATCATAGTAAGGTGTTGCCACAAGATAAGGAGAATCTTGTTAGGAAGTTGCAAGCCGAAGGAAAGTGTGTAGCAATGGTAGGTGACGGTATTAACGATACACAAGCCTTGGCTTTGGCAGATGTAAGTATTGCTATTGGTAAGGGAACGGATGTCGCTATGGATGTAGCACAGGTGACACTCATGGGAGATGATTTGTCTGCTATCCCAGAAGCAATACAGTTGAGTCGCAATACAGTACGTATGATTTGGGAAAACCTCTTTTGGGCTTTTATCTATAATATCGTTTGTATCCCATTAGCCGCAGGTCTGCTTTACGCTTTTGGTATCGATTGGCAGATTACCCCATCTTGGGCAAGTGCTCTAATGGCATTCTCCAGCGTTAGTGTTGTATTAAATAGTCTGCGCTTGCGCTGGATGAAGTAA
- a CDS encoding heavy-metal-associated domain-containing protein encodes MKKSVFAVSGMKCGHCKATVENALKTIPGVVSADANLADADVTVEYDDSLVSPSQLKEAVDNSGRFEMSL; translated from the coding sequence ATGAAGAAGAGTGTTTTTGCAGTAAGTGGTATGAAGTGTGGTCATTGTAAGGCAACGGTAGAGAATGCTTTAAAAACTATTCCAGGTGTAGTTTCTGCAGACGCAAATCTTGCAGATGCAGATGTTACAGTAGAGTATGATGACAGTCTTGTTAGTCCATCTCAGCTGAAGGAGGCGGTAGACAATAGCGGACGTTTTGAGATGAGTCTATAA
- a CDS encoding AraC family transcriptional regulator, with translation MSTLYIKNMVCDRCKMAVSQTLQQVGLHPQKVELGEVSIEEDPSSVQLSILRTALKELGFELLDDRRQQIIDHIKSALIRLVHYHDNQSSTNLSDYLSSELRQDYSALSKLFSEVEGKTIERYYIELRIERVKEFIRYDELTLTQIAFHMNYSSVAYLSSQFKSVTGITPSQFKAMKDNLRTPLDKL, from the coding sequence ATGAGTACACTTTATATTAAAAATATGGTTTGTGATCGCTGTAAGATGGCTGTTAGCCAAACTTTGCAGCAGGTTGGACTACACCCCCAAAAGGTTGAATTAGGTGAGGTTAGTATTGAGGAAGACCCTTCTTCTGTCCAACTTTCTATCCTTCGGACAGCCCTTAAAGAGCTCGGTTTCGAACTTCTTGACGATCGTCGTCAGCAAATCATCGATCACATCAAGTCTGCTTTAATCAGACTTGTACATTACCATGATAATCAAAGTTCAACCAATCTTAGTGATTATCTTTCATCTGAACTTCGTCAGGACTATAGTGCGCTTTCAAAACTCTTCTCAGAGGTTGAAGGAAAGACTATCGAAAGATATTATATTGAGTTACGTATAGAGCGGGTGAAAGAGTTTATTCGTTATGATGAGTTGACCTTGACGCAGATAGCCTTTCATATGAATTATTCCTCTGTGGCTTATCTTTCCAGTCAGTTTAAGTCAGTAACTGGCATTACTCCAAGTCAATTCAAGGCGATGAAAGATAATCTTCGAACACCGTTAGATAAACTTTAA